A DNA window from Mucilaginibacter xinganensis contains the following coding sequences:
- the panC gene encoding pantoate--beta-alanine ligase, with protein MLKTFTTRKSLQEYLQQIKALNQTIGFVPTMGALHRGHLSLIELAQQQNNVTLCSIFVNPSQFNDPNDLEKYPRTIEADTQLLEQVNCDILFSPGVNEMYDGNEQWHLNIGETEHLLEGEFRPGHYQGVTQVVNKFFNIITPDTAYFGQKDYQQFLIISKMVTILHMPVKLVMCPIMREADGLAMSSRNIHLTAADRQHGLVLSKTLNWLGNNFDKKNIPALKKEAAQMINAEPGVELDYFEIADADTLHQANEASAGIVALVAAKVGHTRLIDNIVIS; from the coding sequence GTGTTGAAAACATTTACTACCAGGAAATCTTTACAGGAATATCTGCAACAAATAAAAGCCTTAAACCAAACCATTGGTTTTGTGCCAACTATGGGCGCTCTGCACCGTGGACACCTTTCATTAATTGAGCTCGCACAGCAGCAAAATAATGTAACCCTATGCAGTATCTTTGTTAACCCCAGCCAATTTAACGACCCTAACGACCTGGAGAAATATCCGCGTACCATTGAGGCCGATACGCAATTACTGGAGCAGGTTAACTGCGACATTTTGTTTAGCCCCGGGGTAAATGAAATGTATGATGGTAATGAACAATGGCATTTAAATATTGGCGAAACAGAGCATTTGCTGGAAGGGGAATTCCGCCCGGGCCATTACCAGGGGGTAACGCAGGTAGTAAATAAGTTTTTCAATATCATAACCCCGGATACCGCTTACTTCGGCCAAAAGGATTACCAGCAGTTTTTGATCATCAGCAAAATGGTAACCATTCTCCATATGCCCGTTAAATTGGTGATGTGCCCTATAATGCGCGAAGCCGACGGCCTGGCCATGAGTTCAAGAAATATCCATTTAACAGCTGCCGACAGGCAGCATGGACTGGTCCTTTCAAAAACACTGAACTGGCTTGGTAACAATTTTGATAAAAAAAATATCCCTGCTTTAAAAAAGGAAGCAGCACAAATGATAAACGCCGAACCCGGCGTTGAGCTCGATTATTTTGAGATTGCCGATGCCGATACGCTGCACCAGGCTAATGAAGCCTCTGCTGGCATTGTAGCCCTTGTGGCGGCTAAAGTTGGCCACACCCGGCTGATAGATAACATTGTGATTAGTTAA
- a CDS encoding NAD(P)-dependent oxidoreductase gives MKNNILIVDDIHPIFIGMAAAKGYQCDYRPDIRPDEALHLLGEYAGLVIRSKFLLNRQYLDAGKNLRFICRAGAGMDNIDEAYAAEKGITLINAPEGNMDAVGEHAVGLLLALMNNFNVADEQVRTGSWLREANRGYELKGRTVGIIGYGFMGKSFAKKLSGFEVSVIAYDKYKTGFSDKYAREVSMEEIVKHSDVLSLHVPLTSETERLVSEEYLFHFKKPIFFINTSRGKTAQVRAVLNAIKQGKILGAGLDVLEVEKFPALVEQEWFDELKQSGKVILTPHVAGWTFESYRKISEVMGNKLPVSL, from the coding sequence GACGATATCCACCCCATTTTTATTGGAATGGCTGCTGCCAAGGGTTACCAATGCGATTACAGACCTGATATTAGGCCTGACGAAGCCCTGCATTTATTGGGAGAATACGCCGGTTTGGTGATCCGTTCAAAGTTTTTGTTGAACCGGCAATACCTTGACGCTGGTAAAAACCTTCGCTTTATTTGCCGGGCGGGTGCGGGTATGGACAATATTGATGAAGCCTATGCCGCTGAAAAGGGGATAACGTTAATTAATGCCCCCGAGGGCAATATGGATGCAGTTGGCGAACATGCAGTTGGCCTGCTGCTGGCGCTGATGAATAATTTTAACGTGGCCGATGAACAGGTTAGGACCGGGAGCTGGCTCCGGGAAGCAAACCGCGGCTACGAGCTTAAAGGCCGTACTGTTGGCATAATAGGCTACGGTTTTATGGGTAAAAGCTTTGCAAAAAAACTGTCGGGCTTTGAGGTAAGTGTTATTGCTTATGACAAGTACAAAACGGGATTTAGCGATAAATATGCCCGCGAGGTAAGTATGGAAGAGATTGTAAAACATAGTGATGTTTTAAGCCTGCATGTTCCGCTAACTTCAGAAACCGAACGCCTGGTTAGCGAAGAGTATTTATTTCATTTCAAAAAACCCATCTTCTTCATAAACACTTCGCGCGGTAAAACGGCACAGGTAAGGGCTGTGCTAAATGCCATAAAACAAGGTAAAATTTTAGGTGCAGGCCTTGACGTACTTGAGGTTGAAAAATTCCCGGCGCTGGTGGAGCAGGAATGGTTTGATGAGCTGAAGCAATCGGGCAAAGTAATATTAACCCCCCATGTAGCCGGGTGGACTTTTGAGTCGTACCGGAAAATAAGCGAGGTGATGGGGAACAAGCTGCCTGTTAGTTTATAG
- a CDS encoding glycogen/starch synthase yields the protein MGKSKLLFITHEMSPFLELSKISEITRQLPQAMQEKGYEIRILMPRFGNINERRNRLHEVIRLSGMNIIINDNDNPLIIKVASIPAARMQVYFLDNEEYFQRKHVFTDKDGKFYADNDERMIFFCKGALETVKKLGWAPDLIHCHGWMSALVPAYLKTTYKDDPTFKNSKVVYSIYQNDFTEQLDADFSQKAVMGDMTEKHIEVYKPGSNSALYAGAIHYSDAIVLAGENIDEDVLNNVKNSNKSVLEFESTADFENYYNFYDEIATEELAHVV from the coding sequence ATGGGTAAATCTAAGCTTTTGTTTATAACTCACGAAATGTCTCCTTTCCTTGAACTCTCAAAAATTTCTGAAATCACACGCCAGCTACCGCAGGCTATGCAGGAAAAAGGTTACGAGATCCGTATCCTGATGCCCCGTTTCGGAAATATTAATGAGCGCAGGAACCGGTTACATGAAGTGATCCGTTTATCTGGAATGAATATTATCATTAATGATAATGACAATCCGTTAATTATTAAAGTTGCTTCTATCCCTGCTGCACGAATGCAGGTTTATTTTTTAGATAACGAAGAGTATTTCCAGCGTAAGCATGTGTTTACCGATAAAGACGGTAAATTTTATGCAGACAATGACGAGCGCATGATCTTCTTTTGCAAAGGCGCGTTGGAAACCGTTAAAAAATTAGGATGGGCGCCTGACCTTATTCATTGCCACGGCTGGATGAGCGCTTTAGTGCCTGCTTACTTAAAGACAACTTACAAGGACGATCCTACTTTCAAAAACTCAAAAGTTGTTTATTCTATTTACCAAAACGATTTTACCGAGCAGTTGGATGCCGATTTTTCTCAAAAAGCCGTTATGGGCGATATGACCGAAAAACACATTGAGGTTTACAAACCCGGCAGTAATTCTGCATTGTATGCCGGAGCTATTCATTATAGTGATGCAATAGTTTTAGCAGGCGAAAATATTGACGAGGATGTGTTAAATAATGTTAAAAACAGCAATAAATCGGTTTTAGAATTCGAATCCACCGCAGATTTCGAAAATTATTACAATTTTTACGACGAAATTGCCACTGAAGAATTGGCACATGTTGTATAA